The Chlamydiales bacterium genome window below encodes:
- a CDS encoding 23S rRNA (pseudouridine(1915)-N(3))-methyltransferase RlmH — MIKVKILSVGKTKERWLEEAIQEYCKRLKSSIAFEFVWAKDDNALLLLAEKEPLIIALDPNGTLYTSEDFSHFLFQKLELGGSRLSFVIGSSLGLPQAFKEKHTLISLSTLTFTHQLTRLVLIEQIYRATEIAKGSAYHK, encoded by the coding sequence ATGATAAAAGTAAAAATATTATCCGTTGGAAAAACAAAAGAACGATGGCTCGAAGAGGCTATTCAAGAATATTGTAAGCGTCTAAAAAGTTCTATTGCCTTTGAGTTTGTCTGGGCAAAAGATGATAATGCGCTTCTTCTTTTAGCAGAAAAAGAGCCCTTAATTATTGCTCTAGATCCAAACGGCACGCTCTATACAAGCGAAGATTTTAGCCACTTTCTATTTCAGAAACTAGAACTTGGTGGCTCTCGTTTAAGCTTTGTAATTGGCAGCTCTTTGGGGCTACCACAAGCTTTTAAAGAAAAGCACACTCTCATAAGCCTATCAACGCTCACTTTTACCCATCAATTAACAAGACTTGTGCTCATCGAACAGATCTACCGCGCAACAGAAATAGCAAAAGGATCAGCTTATCACAAATAA
- the lgt gene encoding prolipoprotein diacylglyceryl transferase: MVAAFLFLFFYWDPPRSAFVLPWIHHPVAWYGILFACGFFLAYLLVKKIFAIRLRPYVEDSVKVAAKLTDTLTWYSVIGTVVGARLAEVFFYEWPYYSAHPWDIFKIWEGGLASHGGVLGVIVAMLYFRWHIRKTYPSLTLITILDTAVIPGALVGSFIRFGNFINQEILGVESKVPWAVLFGHPAERVPFVPRHPVQLYEACFYFCLFIFLATLWFLKKEKLKEGVCSGLFFILLFSFRFCIEWLKLPQSAVLDESFLNAGQYLSIPFILFGIFLLFRQVKSYTQTSSKINS; the protein is encoded by the coding sequence ATGGTAGCAGCTTTTCTCTTTCTTTTCTTCTATTGGGATCCTCCAAGAAGTGCTTTTGTGCTTCCATGGATCCATCATCCCGTAGCTTGGTATGGCATATTATTTGCTTGTGGATTTTTTCTTGCCTATCTTCTTGTTAAGAAAATATTTGCAATAAGGCTAAGGCCCTATGTGGAGGACTCTGTAAAGGTTGCAGCAAAACTTACAGACACACTCACTTGGTATAGTGTTATTGGAACAGTTGTAGGTGCAAGGCTTGCTGAAGTCTTTTTTTATGAGTGGCCCTACTATAGTGCACATCCTTGGGATATATTTAAAATATGGGAAGGCGGACTTGCAAGTCATGGGGGTGTTTTAGGAGTTATTGTAGCTATGCTTTATTTTAGATGGCACATTAGAAAAACTTATCCAAGCCTAACATTGATTACCATTTTAGATACAGCCGTGATTCCAGGTGCATTGGTAGGCTCGTTTATTCGCTTTGGCAATTTTATAAACCAAGAGATTTTGGGCGTTGAGTCAAAAGTTCCTTGGGCAGTTCTCTTTGGTCATCCTGCAGAACGTGTTCCTTTTGTTCCTCGTCATCCAGTACAGCTTTATGAGGCCTGTTTTTATTTCTGTTTATTTATATTTCTTGCAACGCTTTGGTTTTTAAAAAAGGAAAAGTTAAAAGAGGGGGTCTGTTCGGGGTTATTTTTTATTTTATTATTTTCATTTCGATTTTGTATTGAATGGCTAAAATTGCCGCAAAGCGCGGTGCTTGATGAGTCATTTTTGAATGCGGGTCAATATTTAAGTATTCCCTTTATCCTATTTGGTATTTTTCTGCTCTTTAGGCAAGTCAAAAGTTATACACAAACAAGTTCAAAAATCAATTCTTGA